From one Archocentrus centrarchus isolate MPI-CPG fArcCen1 unplaced genomic scaffold, fArcCen1 scaffold_64_ctg1, whole genome shotgun sequence genomic stretch:
- the LOC115777702 gene encoding uncharacterized protein LOC115777702: protein MADLPPARLRLYKPPFYSTGVDCFGPFTVKIGRRMEKRWGIIFKCMTTRCIHLDLLENLDADAFLMALRRFVARRGKPKELLCDNGTNFVGGARELHEAFETLAPQLKEQLAEQQIAFCFNPPSAPHFGGAWEREVRSVKTALKVVLKEQTLPETVFRTVLVEVEGILNAKPLGYVSTAVADPDPITPSILLMGRYDASLPQVMYDQSDLLGKRRWRHSQVLVDHFWSRFISHYLPSLQERQKWLRDGKCLTPNQVVLIVDPQLPRASWPVGKVTTTYPGADGRIRTAAVKVKDRTYIRPVARLVALPKFEDEEDDLTG, encoded by the coding sequence ATGGCGGATTTGCCACCAGCTCGACTGCGCCTGTATAAGCCGCCATTTTATTCAACTGGTGTTGATTGTTTCGGTCCCTTTACCGTGAAGATAGGACGGAGAATGGAGAAACGTTGGGGCATAATCTTCAAATGTATGACCACCCGCTGTATACATTTAGACCTCCTGGAGAATCTTGATGCAGATGCATTCCTGATGGCCCTAAGGCGCTTTGTCGCCAGAAGAGGTAAACCTAAGGAGCTTCTGTGCGACAATGGCACCAACTTTGTTGGAGGAGCTCGAGAGCTGCATGAGGCCTTCGAGACCTTAGCTCCTCAGTTAAAGGAACAGTTGGCAGAACAGCAGATTGCATTCTGTTTCAATCCCCCCAGCGCTCCACATTTCGGCGGAGCATGGGAGAGAGAAGTGAGGTCAGTTAAGACTGCTCTTAAAGTTGTGCTTAAGGAGCAGACTCTCCCAGAAACTGTGTTTCGCACAGTTCTAGTAGAAGTGGAGGGCATTTTGAATGCCAAGCCTCTAGGCTATGTATCCACGGCTGTAGCAGATCCAGATCCTATTACACCCAGTATCCTGCTGATGGGACGTTATGATGCATCACTCCCTCAAGTCATGTATGATCAAAGTGACCTGCTCGGCAAGCGACGATGGAGGCATAGCCAAGTTCTTGTCGACCATTTTTGGTCCCGATTCATCAGTCACTATTTACCCAGCCTGCAGGAGAGACAGAAGTGGCTGAGAGATGGGAAATGCCTCACTCCAAACCAAGTAGTTCTCATTGTCGATCCCCAGCTTCCGAGAGCTTCGTGGCCTGTTGGGAAGGTGACGACTACTTATCCTGGAGCCGATGGACGCATCCGGACTGCTGCCGTTAAGGTCAAGGATCGGACTTATATTAGGCCGGTTGCTCGTCTAGTGGCGCTCCCTAAGTTcgaagatg